In Rutidosis leptorrhynchoides isolate AG116_Rl617_1_P2 chromosome 2, CSIRO_AGI_Rlap_v1, whole genome shotgun sequence, one genomic interval encodes:
- the LOC139888057 gene encoding uncharacterized protein, translated as MLEAVASYDNWIWHAYFGVAGSNNDINVLNTSHLFESMLNDNFPDILCVINGVEYKRGYYLADGIYPQWTSFVKAYPSAADPKRRWHILQQPARAYSVKAIQRIMYACIIMHNMIVEDNGFNISENNWVY; from the exons ATGCTTGAAGCCGTTGCCTCGTATGATAATTGGATATGGCATGCTTATTTTGGGGTTGCTGGGTCAAACAATGACATAAATGTGTTAAATACCAGTCATTTGTTCGAATCGATGCTTAATGATAATTTTCCAGACATCCTTTGTGTTATTAATGGTGTAGAGTACAAAAGGGGTTATTATTTAGCGGATGGGATTTACCCTCAATGGACATCGTTTGTTAAAGCGTATCCGAGTGCAGCTGATCCCAAGA GACGTTGGCATATACTACAACAACCTGCAAGGGCTTATTCGGTGAAGGCTATTCAAAGAATTATGTATGCGTGTATCATAATGCATAACATGATAGTTGAAGATAATGGGTTCAACATTTCTGAGAATAATTGGGTGTACTAA
- the LOC139888058 gene encoding uncharacterized protein translates to MAYSSSDDEYTMLALEMLEADQSDEGDSSNRRGVQTLISNEETCIQPNYGSWHTTSYALDEYLQMSERVVRESLQNFTKCIIDLYANDYMREPTREDMERLYEVHGEKHDFPGMLGSIDCMQWVWRKCPVAWKG, encoded by the exons ATGGCTTATTCATCTTCCGACGATGAGTATACGATGCTTGCACTCGAAATGTTAGAGGCCGATCAAAGTGATGAGGGGGATAGTTCTAAT CGACGTGGAGTTCAAACGTTGATTTCAAATGAGGAGACGTGTATTCAACCGAATTATGGAAG TTGGCATACTACATCTTACGCGTTGGACGAGTATTTACAAATGTCGGAACGTGTAGTTCGTGAAAGTTTACAGAATTTTACGAAATGTATTATTGATTTATATGCAAATGATTATATGCGCGAGCCTACTCGTGAGGACATGGAACGTTTATACGAGGTTCATGGGGAAAAGCATGACTTTCCCGGCATGCTAGGTAGTATAGATTGTATGCAATGGGTTTGGAGAAAATGTCCGGTTGCATGGAAAGGCTAA